One segment of Mycolicibacterium neworleansense DNA contains the following:
- a CDS encoding SDR family NAD(P)-dependent oxidoreductase: MTALDGKVALVTGASSGLGAAVAQLFAARGASVFGVARDAERMATVFEDVPGGAYASVDISSSEACRDAVAQCVEKFGRLDALINVAGFHQMRHTVSVTDEEWDKDLAVNLNGPFFLCRAALPHLLEAGGNIVNVASIAGIEGEVYSAGYCAAKHGLVGLTRALAIEFTSERLRVNAVCPGGMLTPQTTEFAAPEDADWNLILRIAAPRGMMDVADVAKTIAFLASDDAAAVHGAVYIVDAGKTAG; encoded by the coding sequence ATGACTGCTCTGGATGGAAAGGTCGCGTTGGTCACCGGTGCCTCATCGGGTCTCGGCGCGGCGGTCGCCCAATTGTTCGCCGCCCGCGGGGCCTCGGTGTTCGGTGTGGCCCGCGACGCCGAACGAATGGCGACGGTGTTCGAGGACGTCCCCGGCGGCGCCTACGCCTCGGTGGACATCTCCTCCTCGGAGGCGTGCCGCGACGCGGTGGCGCAGTGTGTCGAGAAATTCGGCCGCCTCGACGCGCTGATCAACGTGGCGGGATTCCACCAGATGCGCCACACCGTGTCGGTGACCGACGAAGAGTGGGACAAGGATCTCGCCGTCAACCTCAACGGGCCGTTCTTCCTGTGCCGCGCAGCCCTGCCCCATCTGCTGGAGGCCGGCGGCAACATCGTCAACGTCGCCTCCATCGCCGGTATCGAGGGTGAGGTCTACTCGGCGGGCTACTGTGCGGCCAAGCACGGACTCGTCGGACTCACCCGCGCGCTGGCCATCGAGTTCACCTCGGAGCGCCTCCGTGTCAACGCGGTGTGCCCGGGCGGCATGCTCACCCCGCAGACCACCGAGTTCGCCGCACCCGAGGACGCCGACTGGAATCTGATCCTGCGGATCGCCGCGCCCCGCGGAATGATGGACGTGGCCGATGTCGCCAAGACCATCGCGTTTTTGGCCAGCGACGACGCCGCCGCGGTGCACGGCGCGGTGTACATCGTCGACGCGGGCAAGACAGCGGGA